A DNA window from Phoenix dactylifera cultivar Barhee BC4 chromosome 13, palm_55x_up_171113_PBpolish2nd_filt_p, whole genome shotgun sequence contains the following coding sequences:
- the LOC103711704 gene encoding elongation factor 1-beta-like: MAVSFSDLHTEAGLKTLEEFLAGKTYISGDQISRDDIKVFAAVSRKPGGEFPNVCRWYETVSSIIALRFPGDALGVKIANQAASSAPAPAAEAVKAREEDDDLDLFGDETEEEKKAAEEREAAVKASSKKKESGKSSVLMDIKPWDDETDMKKLEEAVRSIEMPGLLWGASKLVPVGYGIKKLQIMLTIVDDLVSVDSLIEEHLTVEPCSEHVQSCDIVAFNKI, from the exons ATGGCGGTCTCCTTCTCGGATCTCCACACCGAAGCCGGCCTCAAAACCCTCGAAGAATTTCTCGCCGGGAAGACCTACATCTCAGG AGATCAGATCAGCAGAGATGATATCAAAGTCTTTGCAGCAGTATCGAGAAAGCCAGGAGGGGAGTTTCCGAATGTGTGCCGGTGGTACGAGACTGTATCTTCAATTATTGCTCTAAG ATTTCCTGGTGATGCCCTTGGAGTCAAAATTGCAAACCAAGCTGCATCCTCAGCTCCTGCCCCTGCAGCCGAAGCTGTAAAG GCCAGGGAGGAGGATGATGATTTAGACCTCTTTGGGGATGAgacagaggaggagaagaaggccgCAGAGGAGCGGGAGGCGGCTGTTAAAGCCTCttccaagaagaaagaaa GTGGAAAGTCATCTGTCCTTATGGATATCAAGCCTTGGGATGATGAAACAGACATGAAGAAGCTGGAGGAGGCTGTTCGCAGCATTGAGATGCCAGGCCTCTTATGGGGAGCAT CAAAGCTTGTGCCTGTGGGTTATGGCATTAAGAAGCTGCAGATCATGTTGACCATTGTAGATGACCTCGTATCAGTTGACAGCCTTATTGAGGAGCATCTCACGGTGGAACCTTGCAGTGAACATGTTCAGAGCTGTGACATTGTGGCCTTCAACAAAATATAG